Below is a genomic region from Silurus meridionalis isolate SWU-2019-XX chromosome 10, ASM1480568v1, whole genome shotgun sequence.
caagATTACTAACAAACAGTTGTCAATGTTTGTTAGTAATcttgagaatatatatatttaagtagCTGTTTCCCCCACTGTCCTTTCCACCGGTGTTGAATCTGCACTGCAATCGGTTGTATGATCACATAATTATTAGGgtcacatttatatattcaatatattggctttaaatgtaatttactgCATTGTTTTGTATCTACATCCCAAACATCCTTTTCTGTGTGACATAAAGTGAATATAGAATATGGGCCAGACTTATATAATAATGATTCACACTCTATCAAAAATAACATAAGAACaaatttaattgtgtaaaaagaaatctaatatttaagtaatatttaatcataatatttatataagttGTAATATTAAGTTTGTAGTTACATTTGAAGTCCAATACCAATGtgaattaaacatattaaattcCCACATGTTTACGTGAACTCTGAATACAGCCCTATGCTAGTGATTTATATCTTGTTAATGGGCCAAAGTCATATCAGGGTAACCTTTTCTCAATAATATTTCAATCTCTTTCAGAGGGACTTATGCCTCTACCAGATAAAGAACAGGACATAATAAAAGGTTCAGATATTGGAAAAGACAAACACACTGACTTCATTGATAAGACtgtaatagagaaagagaagactCCAGACAAAACAGTTAGCCTGGAAAAAACGATCAGTGGGAAAGACAAGACTGGATTAGACATAGACAGTGGTAAAAGCCAAGAGGTGGAGAAAGGCATAGGGAAGGATCCAGGCAAAGACATTGGGAAGGAAAAACCTACAGTTGGAATCAAGGACAAAATTGATGGCAAAGATTCTGAAGATAGCATGAACAAAGTCCGGAAAAAAGACTCAGACAATGGGAAAATCGTTCACTACTTGGACAAAGATGGAGATTTGGACAGTGCAGAAAAAGTTGTAATAGACCCAACTAATGACTTGGACATGAACATTGTAGACATTGTGCTAATTGATGACAAAGGCACTATTAAAGAGACCAACATACACAAGGCTACTGAAACAGATAACAGAGAAACAGCAACCGAAATCCCACAGTACACAATAGTTAGCCTGAGAAAAGATGAGAAAGATGAGAATGTCCCTTATAAAATAGACACTTCAAGCACAGGCAACAACACTGAGCCAGTAGATAGCAACGATATAGAGGAAAGCTTGCAGGCATTGCTCCCGAAAGAAAACCCAAAGATTCAACCACAAGCCCATGAAGATAACagcacagtgagagccattatacCAACACAGATCCCTGACACTGAGAGGGTTACGACTGGGCAGACAGAGCAAGATGTGgaccacaaaaaaacaacaggatCAGACGCAGAGAGTCCAATCAAAGGAAAGCCTACAGATACGGAACCGAGAGCTGAAATGGAAAGTCATCACATTGAGAAAGGAGTGGAAAATCTCAGCATCATTGGTAATCTTTCATGTTCAATCACTtacaacataaaaaatacattgaatGTGCAGTCATGTCAtcttttttcctcattctttCAGAGGCTGAGGGCAGGAAGTGTCCCCCTCCCCCTCGGCTATACCATGGCTTTTATGAGTGGGTATCTGGTGCAGATCCAGAGACGGTGGAGTTCTCCTGCAACCACTCGTATGCTCTGAGTGGCAGTGCTCGCAGGACCTGCCAGCCTAATGGCACCTGGAGCGACACACAGCCCATCTGTGTGCGGGGTATGAGTTGGCTCTGTCCCTTTCTGCCAGATTGAAACCTGGCCCACTTAGATTTAGAGGAgataactgtctgtctgttgctgatgcaaattcaaagcactttttgtGTGCCATATCAACCAACTCAGATAGGATTATATAACATattattgtgtttgtatgtgcagCCTGCCGGGAGCCCAAAGTGTCAGTACTGGTGAGACAGAAAGTTTTGCCCCCACAAGTCCCATTCAGGTAGATACTCAGACTTTCTCTGACTCATGTAGATCTAAAGAATGATGAATTTAAGGAAAAGCCATGCTCTCTTATGCTGTGTGGGATATTTAGTTGCCATggtttgtgttcacttgttcTGACTGGTCACCACAATACAATGGGTATGGTCTCTTCCAGGATGAATCAACTCCATCTATAGAAGACAACTAACTTCTGTAAAACTCATAACACAAAGCATTCTCTATTCTGTGGGCTTTGAGGGTGGCCCATGATTTTaagatcattttgtttttgtttttcttcatttattatcTGTTCACATGCTAATCATTTGTAAAGATATGCTTTTAAAATAACTATGTAGTAAATTTAGCCAATGATTCTTTGAGTGATGATCAGTacagttacattttattcatagaCCTCCATTAATTAAGCACATCCCTCATTAATAAATGTAGTTAGCTATGTAAGAAGAAAGTctgaaaatgatttattttttatttatttttttgcagaaaaacacccgTGCATAAGTTTTACTCTGCCTCAGGCTTGACAAAACTCTTCAGTCCAGTGAGTCCAACTAAAGGACCCCCAACTTTGCCTCCACTTCCACAGGGTTTCCaccacctttacacacacattgaatATGGGTGCACCTCACCCTACTACCACCACACTGGCAGCACCCGAAGAACCTGCCTTAAGACAGGCAAATGGAGTGGACGCCATGTCTCCTGCTCACCAGGTGAGGGAGCAGGATATAATTCAAAACACAGGAATGACTCTTGGCTAAATGTACACTCAACACATTGTTTATTTAGTATGTTTCtagatattttaatgtttaaatggtATTGAATAATGAACAACTATAAAAATCAGAACATAAGAGCCAAACCTTTTGCTGActggaaaaaatagaaaagtagGAAAACTTACAGGACATGAAACCCTTTGAGGGAACGTCATATGCAAGCAAAACATGACACACACCCATCCCTTTAGTGAAGCCCACACCTATGGGAAAACACaggaaaagagacagagacagagacctTTGGGCAAAGAGCAAGTTAGCTCACCTGCATCAAAGCGTTTATTGCATGACTACTAATTTTTCACCTGTAATTCATTCCTCTGTCctaattaaatatttcttttttttgcactcgCTGTATGCTAGTATGTGGCAAGTTGCCGAACTTTGATCCACAGCATCCAGCAGACTCTCACTGGCCGTGGTTGGTTGCGATCTACCGAAGGTCTGGCCAAGATCATGGAGAAAAAATGGGGAAAGCGACTAGCCTGGAGAAAGACGAAGGTCTGATGTATAAGGAAGATGATATATCTTTAGAGAACTGGCAGCTGGTTTGTAGTGGAGCTCTGCTCAACCAGcgcagcatggtggtggctgcCCACTGCGTCACTGATCTTGGGAAAGTCTATCCACTGGACGTGTCGAAAATACGGGTGGTGCTGGGAAAACATTACCGCAGTGACCTGCACCAGACTAAGGGCTTGCAGCACCTCAGGGTGAGAAATACACTAAGAGGTTGGGTGAAAATAGGTACTGTTATTGACCTTGAAACAAGGGGTAAGAAGagcgaaggaaaaaaaaaatggtcccAAGCATTTGGAGGggcttttgtgtctggttctaTAAATTTTGCATATATTTCTGAATGTATGACATACAAGATTAGATGGGAATAAAATGTAGGGGAAATAAATCCTTAAATGTTAAcgcaaatgtaaaaacaaaagtactGTAAAAATAGTATGTGTCATTGCTGTTAGTCTGTTGTActgtttaacattttgttttctaaaagtttttttttttatatatcttcaATTTTCTAGGTGTCTTCGATCACTGTACACCCTAATTATGACCCTCTAGTACTAGACTCTGACCTGGCCATCCTCAAACTGCTGGATAAAGCTCGTATTGCTGAACATATCCTGCCCATCTGCCTCCCAACCTCCCACAATGCAGAGAAAGAGACTCTCCCCAAACAAGCCATAGTGACGGGCTGGTCCCTCATTCCTGACGTCAGTGCTGGGGAGAGCGAGAGGGCACGTGTGGGCACAGTGATGCTGGGTGATGTGGTGcactgtgagcaacagtatgccCAACATGGTCTTCCCATCAGTGTTTCTGAGAACATGTTGTGTGGGCGCCTGGGTCCTGGCGTTAGTCCCTCTAACATTTGTCCAGCTGAGACTGGCGGGGTCTTGATTGCACCACCTACTTCCTCTCCTGCTTCTTCACTGTTACCAAACCCAATGCATGAATGGAAGCTCCTAGGATTGGTCAGTTTCGGGTATGACTCTCTTGACTGCAACCCAGAACTGTATACTGTCTACACAGACATTTCCAACTTCCTTGACTTTTTTGAGAGCAATATGAAGTAATAAATTATGAGCAAATTAATTCCTCTTTCAACCAATGCCTCTTCTGTTCTGCCCTAATAATCCTTTCATTTGTAGCTTGGTATAAAGGCTGAACTAACACTGGACTATGCTGCCATGAGAAACAGTGGTAGTTAAGAAGGGAATTTACTCTATGCTGAACTAGGAGCAGCTTCTCCCAGTTCTTTAATTTGCTTAAAGGAGTAGCAAAGGGACCATAAACTCGCcataaaatatcattaaaatgaaaCTTCTGCGAACACTGAACCCTTCGCTTAACCACACATGGTTCCTCAGGTAATCGGGTGCTGTATATTTGACTAGAGAACCAAATCTCCTGATATATTTCATACCAGTGATATTTGATTTTCTGAATATTGGTTATGTacatatagtgtaatgtattaTTCAACGACTGTAAACATGACAGACATgatgtatatattgtgtaaaaTTGATTGTGAACTTATTgccttttaaataaaacaatttagtgtttgttttatgAAGGAATCTATTTggattgttttatgtttttgtggtCTATGAAAGAGAAACATGAGGGTGTATGTTAAACATATTTAACCACCAGACTAAACCTCTAAAACCACATACAATTGTACTGAGTGGTGTTTGcttacttttcatttatttactttcaaacTTGAAAGAAAAttctttctatttaaaatattgtccaatttgaaaatatttataagGGTTTTATAAATAATGGTTTAGTGGTGGCCTACGTGTCCAAACAAAAATTGAACCAACACCAAACATGTCAAGGAAATATATTACACTGAATCCAAGTCTTTAAACAACAGTAAGCACCAAAGGcctaaaacaaaccaaaatatgACACCCTCAGTATCATGACTGCACTAGAGTTCCACAGGGTGAAAGCACAAGGTGGAGCATGCAGGCCATCAAATAAGCTCCCTGTCCTGATCATTTATTGAGGAAACCTTTACACCTACTCATTTATGCAATTACTTCTTAGCCAGTTAATACAGGATCATTTTCTGCCAAATTATTCGAAAAGATGattaaaagcttaatatttgccattttgtacaaaataacaataatgaaaataatactATAAGTTATATTGTATATtctataatgtatattttactgCTTTGGACAAGGGCATATGACAAATGCTAATTATGTATGGCAAAAGATTTTTTATCACAATAATGGACAATCTCAGAACAACATCCAAGACGATGATTTATAACACCTAATATTCATTAATTACACAAATCTAAACATTTATTAGTGGACAAAGGGAAAGTCTTGATTCTTAAATTCAACATTGAGTAAAGGTTTACACTGGTGTAGCTTGggtaaataacattaaaaaactaaacaatgaAACATGACCACTAGATGGCCATAAAGGTTCAGGTTTAGTTTAGAGTTAATAGTTTTAGACAAACTGTGGAATGGTTTTAGGTTAATCAgttttatattgataataatgaactgtgagttttttttgtgtgctctTGCTTTATCTGTCATGTTACACATCATACATTATATAGGTTAGTAATCAcccatttgtttatatatggGGCTTTTATCAGCAACACCTGTTATTTGGTatatgtgaaagaagtttgatttaaatctttgcaaatgtattcaaaatttaaaaattaaagtaaTTACATGTATATgcattcacagcctttgctcaataatTTGTTGAAGCatctttggcaccaattacagatTTAGGTCTTTTTGTGTATGATGCTATAAGCTTGGTACACTTATTTGGGCagtttctctcattcttctctGCAGAAACTCTCAAGCACAGACATTTTAAGATCTCTTCAGAAATGTTCAATCGGGTTTGAGTCTGGGCTCCgcctgggccactcaaggacattcacagagttgtcctgtagccactcctttgttatcttgaaCTGTTATCCCAGTCTGAGATATAGAGcaatctggagcaggtttttatcAAGAATTTTTCTGTACATTGTTGCATTCATCTCAACCTTGAACCTGTCTAGTCTCCCAGTCcttgccactgaaaaacatccctaCGGCATAATGGTGCCaccactgtagggatggtaatGGCCAGGTAATGAATGGTGCCCAGTTTCCTCCAGAAACCAGAGTTGTTCtcctggaaggttctcctctctctacAGAGAAATGATGGAGCTCTTTTGGAGTAACCATCGGGTTCTAGGTCACcaccctgactaaggcccttctcccctgaCCGCTTAGTTTGGCTGGGCAGCCCGCTAAAGGAAAaatcctggtggttccaaacgtCTTCCTTTTACAattgatggaggccactgtgctcattaggacctgcaatgctgcagaaacttttctgtacccttccttTCTTCtgcagacaattccttggaatTGATGGCtttgtttgtgctctgacatgcactatTAACTGTAAGACATTATATAAACAGGTGtttgcctttccaaatcatgtcaaatcaactaaatttaccacaggtggactctaatcacgttgtagaaacatctcaaggattaTCAGAGGAAACaagatgcacctgagctcaattttgagtttCATGGCTGaagtacatttttgtgtttgtgtttttatttttatttttaatatatttgcaaaAATGATCTTGTTTTACGTTGTGACTatagggtattgtttgtagaattctgaggaaaataaaagatgaaatcccttttggaataaggctgtaaaatacaaaatgtggaaaaagggaAGCGCtatgaatactttccggatgcactgtatccCTGTTGGGGTTCTAGTTGAAAACCACTTTATTAGTTGTCTCCAACGAAATATAATACCTGTTTTGCACACTTTACATATTATTAAGGGTGTTTAAGGTGTTACAAATCCACAATATACTGCTGTACCTGATAAATCAACACTACCATATCACTGTGGCTGCTGGACTGAAAATGATTTCACCTTGTTCTGACAAACTGAACAGATTTCAGATGGGTTATGGTCATTAAGTGCATTCAAGTAAAATACATTGTTgttgggtaaaaaaaatgttctgtgttATTAATTTgacattatatacaatttaagcaataataaaaaaaaagtatattaaaaaaaagcatgcacaacaataaatgtttgtgAGAAATGCATGACATAGGTATGTAAAACAGGACACAttcaatacatttctaaataaaaagctaagctttatatatatatatatatatatatatatatatatatatatatatatatatatatatatatagtggaacccggttatctcgccctcggttacctcgacaaccctattaagtcgacgtttttgaagtggaaccgccaaattctcgctttttctaagcattttttatcggttatgtatgttttttatgtcgccgaaccctgatatctcgagcactaggggggaaaaatttgccatttaacgtcggttatctcggtgcagccgcagaagaactcgtgaaagtggcggaaaaatcaagccttacagctgctacaggtgttgtattgtatactggtgaatctctgctgttagttagtgcacatatgccttttgttgttaaatgttatgcgatgaacgggaggcgaaagctgcgcttggcggcgcggaatgtgtgatgaccatccaaaatcatagaacgaacaccggcaggatcgggggaatccgcgatgcgctttgggaagaaaagagcagccgttgagagagtgccggtgggaaggcacgtaccgggatacggatgcgcgataacaacgaccgccgtgaaccaacatataccaacaataacagacagtgagagtgtggaagtttaaaaaggagctggtgatgatgataaacgagcaccatatgtgcgtgattgaagccgagagcttcagagaaagcggccgagaaagcacctgacacactgaagggggccgaagggggagtggcaggtggattcctgacagataaacatgtactgtatgtatttttatagcatgccgtcatcaaacaaatcgcggcaacgctgtagtgtaaaaaaccccttcaaaaacacgtgcatgcacattctcatttaataacgcacatcatgtacataaagaaatttcaagcacattaatatattgccgccattttgattttcatttatctcgatcatcggttacctcaatgctttttggcgacccccaaGGACATCggcataaccgggttccactatatatatatatatatatatatatatatatatatatatatatatatatatatatatatatatttgtgttattaCGCAGAAGGTGCTGCAAGCAAACTGTTAttcatgcacacatacatacacacacacacacacacacacacacacacacacacacacacacacagacacacagacacacactcaggtGGTATAGGGCTAGATCCATCTGCACTGAACCCATTTCCAGAAAGATGCCCACAGAGATAAAAGCTCCTACTAAGAGTTGATGCCATGAATacagtgttgttttgtgtgtgtgtgtgtgtgtgtgtgtgtgtgtgtgtgtgtgtgtgtgtgtgtgtgtgtgtgtgtgagaatatgtGAGAGGGGATGGAACCCTTTGTCTTCTCTTCTCAGGGGCACACACCCTTCCCCCTTCACAAGTAGAGGCGCGAACATGCACACACGTACACGCACATAGTGACGTATGATTCTCAGGATTTAGTGTTTGTCTGAGCATGTCCAATGCTCGGTTTATCACTTAGGCCTCATGGGCATTTGGATCGAACGTTTTTTTCCCATTCGTCCACAATAAAGACTTGTGCAAAAGATTTGCTGTTGGAGGTGATTTCACTTGGGAGCCTGTGTGCCCTGTGGCTTTGTAAAAGACCTCTTGTTGttgtttctctttattttacaGGCAATTGTACAGAATCTTTAAACATGCCAGATGaagtaagagaaaaaaaaaagcttttccagTGCCATTGAAACGCAGCTTCTTCTCACGCTCCATTAACTCATAGGGCATCATTAGCGACTGAGTAGAAGCTAACTTCTCATTCACCTGATTGGTTGAGAGCTTAAAGTTGACCCCATGATTTGCAGGGAGCAACTGTGCTGGGAATCAGAATCATAAAAGACTAACATTTGCTCAAGAAAAAAGTACACATTATAGTCGCTGAGCTGCTTTCTAAACATCTTTTACATCCAGCAAAGCCACAAACATGATCTGTGGCCATCACATGGTGAAATGTTAACATTTTCtctatataattgtatataatcaAATTTCTCTtagttttctttatatatttgaattACAAGAAAGttttgtttcacacttttaataaaaaaaaagaaaaaaaggagaaaattggATTTAAAGACAATATTCCACATGTGGACACCTGTTTTCATGTGGCTTGAATTGAATGATTTGTAAAGGATGTCCTTGGATGCAGTCGCATAAAATTTTCCCCTTTACTtcaactgggagacccaaaccggTTTCCGCATGAAAATGCCTCTGTGCAATAAGTCCATAAAAGCATGGTTTCTCAAGACAtaggaatggaagatcttgagtggcctactacAGAGCTCTGGCCtaaccatactgaacacctttgagattaattggaacattgactgcaccccaggcctcctcaccatacatcagtatctgactttactaacaccattgtggataaaaaacacaaatttccacaagaacactccaaaatgtagtgcaACAtgttcctagaagagtggaggttattataacagcaaatgttgactaaatgtgcaatgggatgttcaaaaagcacatacaaatcgtATTTTGCTATAAAATCTTACATTTTATTAGGTTTATATTTGCTTtcctacattacattacaaaccAACAACTTGATTAAAGCCTGATATTTCACAGTTAAGCTATTTTTACATTACATGCTTTATTGCACAATtccatttttctctctcagagTGGATCTTTTCGTCTGGagaattcaaatcaaatcaattaaaTCACATTTCATCACACAGACACAACCCTAAACAGTGCAATTTTCACTAAAATGCCTGTCCCGTGAAAATACATTACTTTTTGTAATATACAAACAGAATTTActttatggaaaaaatataaCAGATATGTTCAGTTGTATGTGCAATGCAAGTGTGTGCATTATTGAGCTGAGGTAGTAACAGGGAAAAAAGCTAACAATacactaaatatttataaacatagGATAGGGCATGTGCATTGACAGCAAtcttgtgtgtgggtgttgcGCAGAAAAATCGCAAGTTCTGTATTTATATGTCGATGTATAAATAGGATCATATTGTTAGCCACAAGTGAACAATATAATATCTGTCTTTATTGTGAATGCATTTGCTCTCCTTGCTCTTCTCTAACATGTGCACATTGATTACTTGGGAAAGTGTTCTGACTGCTACTTGTTTTTTTAGGTTCCTTCAGTTTTGCATGGATATATTTTCTCAAATATGAATTAAATCCTTAATCTCCATCCTTCAGAGGTGTgaagagtacctgaaaatcatacttcagtaaaagtatagataccttagTGCAAAACCTACGCCATTACAAGTAACAAAGTCACCAACATGACAAGAGTGTCCGATTTTAGCAATTACTAACAGTATTTCGCTCATACtgaacgtaggctcaaagatgcaaataaaaataacattaaggtaaataattttagataaagtcaaaacaaatatttagaacTGACTGATTTGATACACCTCTCAATGTCAGAGATGGGCAATTTTTGTTATTCAAATTTCAACAAAAGATCAAAATGTTTGGAATTATTCTAGTTCTTTTTGGACAGCAAATAAGGCCAGCTGTGCTAAAAGTGGCTCACAGACAGCACAGGCGGGTAGAGGAGTGTTGAGTCTTGATGACATCTTcaacagaagtgcaaaatgtaattggtaacaaTCATCATCGACAATTTaaatatagtgaagtaaaaagtacatatattaattttaaatgtagttgagtagagagtaaaagtaaattttttaaatttttactcAGTAAAATGTAGAACGTTTAAACATAGCCAAAAATGTACTTGAAAGTACAGTagtaaagtacatttactcaaactgGAAAGTACATGGGACAAAAAACAGGAATACTGATATGACTGTTCTCATTCATGTTACCTTGAATGAGGCCATACATCAGATATGTTTATGGTCTACAGTAACACATATAGAAGTATCttgtgtaaaaacattttaaaagatcaGATAATTGTGTCTTCACATTCACCAAGAGACAGACATATTCAGGCAGAACATTACATTTGCATCACTTCAGATTTTAATGTAAACATATGGTTTTCCAGAATTCACCCATTGTGACCTTTGCAACATATTGTCAGAAAACCCTAAAAGCATCTGCTTGTGGGTCAAAGGCTAGACTTAACAGCTGAGGATTTCACTAAAAATTATTCATATGCATAAACAATATCTGACATTCTACCACTTCATACATACAAGGCTTATAGTACAaagataataatgtaaaaattaattCTAACATCAAATCTCTGTGGTGCACtaagaatattaataattatttatttaattgttttgttttcgaAGACCCTTTTGTCTATGACTTATATACATCAAAGTTGTTACATTAAAGTGAACATAGGAAAAGCTTTGCTAGTGTGTCACTATGAGAAGTGCAAATGCCTGCTGATACCTGGAAAAATCGTGTTAGCATTTGTACACTGTTTATTGTTGTGTCTCCACTTCTGTCTATTCATTATGCAATCACACAGCCATAAATGGTACGGGAACACTCAAGAAAAAACGGAATACTTTATTCAGTAAAAGAACCTCATCATTTGAAGCAAACAATTAACATGAATTTGATTAATTCTTGACCCGAAACCCAAAAGCACTTGATTTGAACTCATGCtctttttaaacaatgaatTTAATCCTGTTTAATGATGTCAGGTGGTGACTTTTTCTGCATTTcatttttcacacaaaaaaatctgcatttcGACTATGCTATGGTATATAATATGTGCATTTAGATGTTTATGTGAGTATAATTTTGCTATAATTCACAGCCTGCTATCAGCTTAACTACAGAATGACGTTGGAGCAGAGTCACTGTTTTCCACAAGAAATGATCTGGGTCCATTAGTACCACAAATTCAGTATGCTATACATTGTGCCAACACTACATTGTGCATTGTTTaaacatatacactcatccacACTGGggtttaggaaaaaaaacatcagtcaATAAGTCAAAGTCAAAGCATGCTGAGATGGGTGTTGAGTAAGTGTGattgattttttaattatttt
It encodes:
- the pamr1b gene encoding inactive serine protease PAMR1 translates to MPSAARLQRQSQRQCCMLPHTSLLFILLLILILVPAGMAWPYDYRYLYNFCPGPEWNVMCRGCCEYDVIRCKCPLQGTQVGYAVPCCRNARHECDPCIIHPGCSIFENCKRCNNGTWGPRDDFFIKGQYCAECRPGWSGGDCLTCGGVIRKRQGHLVLESYPTNARCEWTLQVNQPFTIELRFMMLSLEFDHSCRYDYVEVRDGESINSRVIGRFCGNERPPPIYSTGNSLHILFVSDGYKNFDGLFAIFQENSACTSFPCLHDGTCILDSSHSYHCACLAGYTGRRCEQVLECKKPAPPDHGTVESLDVRVGGQAVFRCDLGFTLKGFHMATCLLDGSWSTPLPYCVPERICGVPPKPAHGDHFLVYGPNDVLIALQYLCYRPYTLVGNPQRTCLGNNTWSGTAPTCAKEGLMPLPDKEQDIIKGSDIGKDKHTDFIDKTVIEKEKTPDKTVSLEKTISGKDKTGLDIDSGKSQEVEKGIGKDPGKDIGKEKPTVGIKDKIDGKDSEDSMNKVRKKDSDNGKIVHYLDKDGDLDSAEKVVIDPTNDLDMNIVDIVLIDDKGTIKETNIHKATETDNRETATEIPQYTIVSLRKDEKDENVPYKIDTSSTGNNTEPVDSNDIEESLQALLPKENPKIQPQAHEDNSTVRAIIPTQIPDTERVTTGQTEQDVDHKKTTGSDAESPIKGKPTDTEPRAEMESHHIEKGVENLSIIEAEGRKCPPPPRLYHGFYEWVSGADPETVEFSCNHSYALSGSARRTCQPNGTWSDTQPICVRACREPKVSVLVRQKVLPPQVPFRKTPVHKFYSASGLTKLFSPVSPTKGPPTLPPLPQGFHHLYTHIEYGCTSPYYHHTGSTRRTCLKTGKWSGRHVSCSPVCGKLPNFDPQHPADSHWPWLVAIYRRSGQDHGEKMGKATSLEKDEGLMYKEDDISLENWQLVCSGALLNQRSMVVAAHCVTDLGKVYPLDVSKIRVVLGKHYRSDLHQTKGLQHLRVSSITVHPNYDPLVLDSDLAILKLLDKARIAEHILPICLPTSHNAEKETLPKQAIVTGWSLIPDVSAGESERARVGTVMLGDVVHCEQQYAQHGLPISVSENMLCGRLGPGVSPSNICPAETGGVLIAPPTSSPASSLLPNPMHEWKLLGLVSFGYDSLDCNPELYTVYTDISNFLDFFESNMK